A region from the Oceanidesulfovibrio marinus genome encodes:
- a CDS encoding sensor domain-containing diguanylate cyclase, which translates to MRFPFSWLVSHRNAFLIIITLVLLFSFLGISALNYSITRSSIRQEIIQNDLPLTRDNIYSDITSELMRPIMVASSMANDSFLKDWTKEGEKDLSQITNYLRQIRNKFGYFSTFFVSAKTLTYYHYMGVHKYIKPDNAHDQWYYDFIASGKEHDLDVDTDEASDNILTVFLNFRVSDKDGRLLGVTGVGLKIDEIRNLIAEYQHKYHRSIYLVAPNGMVQVHLQKKLIEQLDIHHSDMAAIADDILKTRNEPRNFQFKRDGKNILLTVRYIPELEWLLFVEQDEASAMQIARMNFMRTIVIGVAASIVIILLTIYMINSYQLRVESLALTDELTGASNRRGFEKEFSKSAYALERYNRPCSVILMDLDSFKPVNDELGHKVGDQVLEQVVEKISSNIRPTDMLGRWGGDEFIVLAEGTSQDAVMVAERIRRAIKEMDFAGADAQPDDPRRAVTICCGVAQLIKGENLDHLVQRADKALYAGKTHGGDSVRIHSPIRG; encoded by the coding sequence GTGCGCTTCCCGTTTTCCTGGCTCGTTTCACACCGCAATGCATTTCTTATCATCATCACCCTGGTGCTTCTGTTCTCGTTCCTGGGCATCAGCGCACTGAACTACTCCATCACCCGTTCATCCATCCGTCAGGAGATCATTCAGAACGACCTGCCGCTGACCCGCGACAACATATACTCGGACATCACCTCCGAGCTGATGCGGCCCATCATGGTGGCCTCCAGCATGGCCAACGACAGCTTTCTCAAGGACTGGACCAAAGAAGGCGAAAAAGATCTCTCCCAGATCACCAACTATCTTCGCCAGATTCGTAACAAGTTCGGCTACTTTTCCACGTTCTTCGTGTCCGCGAAAACGCTGACCTACTATCACTACATGGGCGTTCATAAGTACATCAAACCGGATAACGCCCACGACCAGTGGTACTACGACTTCATCGCGTCCGGAAAAGAGCACGACCTCGACGTGGACACCGACGAAGCCTCGGACAACATCCTCACGGTGTTTCTCAACTTCCGCGTCTCGGACAAGGATGGACGTCTGCTGGGCGTGACCGGCGTGGGCCTCAAGATCGACGAGATCCGCAACCTCATCGCCGAGTACCAGCACAAGTACCACCGCTCCATCTATCTGGTGGCCCCCAACGGCATGGTGCAGGTCCATCTGCAGAAAAAGCTGATAGAACAGCTGGATATCCACCATTCGGACATGGCCGCCATCGCCGACGACATCCTGAAAACACGGAACGAGCCGCGCAACTTCCAGTTCAAACGCGACGGCAAGAACATCTTGCTCACCGTCCGCTACATTCCAGAGCTGGAATGGCTGCTGTTCGTGGAGCAGGACGAGGCGTCGGCCATGCAGATCGCGCGGATGAACTTCATGCGCACCATAGTAATCGGCGTTGCCGCGTCCATCGTCATCATTCTGCTCACTATCTATATGATAAACAGCTACCAGCTGCGGGTGGAGTCCCTGGCGCTGACCGACGAGCTCACCGGCGCGTCGAACCGCCGCGGCTTCGAGAAGGAGTTCAGCAAGTCCGCGTACGCCCTGGAACGCTACAACAGGCCGTGCAGCGTCATTCTTATGGACCTCGACTCCTTCAAGCCCGTGAACGACGAGCTTGGCCACAAGGTAGGCGACCAAGTACTGGAGCAGGTTGTGGAGAAGATTTCGTCGAACATCCGGCCCACGGACATGCTGGGCCGCTGGGGTGGCGACGAGTTCATCGTGCTGGCCGAGGGCACATCCCAGGATGCGGTCATGGTGGCGGAGCGCATCCGCCGCGCCATCAAGGAGATGGATTTCGCCGGGGCAGACGCCCAACCGGACGACCCCAGACGGGCCGTCACCATCTGCTGCGGCGTGGCCCAGCTCATCAAGGGCGAGAACCTGGACCACCTGGTGCAGCGCGCGGACAAAGCCCTGTACGCCGGCAAGACCCACGGCGGCGATTCCGTGCGCATCCACAGCCCGATACGGGGCTAG
- a CDS encoding class I SAM-dependent methyltransferase, translated as MEASNTALPTLDPALIPPEDLRICFGGGDFEKIGASIVMQLRNWAGLLPSDRVLDVGCGAGRIAAALTGYLSAEGSYEGFDIFPFGVEWCQENVTPRHPNFHFRTVDVYNSVYNPFVPTRAADFVFPYDDASFDVVVLNSVFTHMLPADLANYTAEISRVLAPGGRAFITYFLMDDESRGPARQGHTTPAFSHAYGSFYVEDPTSKEDAVAYEERFIRNIYAVNGLTITRFSAGNWRAIGSPHFQDIVVAHKG; from the coding sequence ATGGAAGCCAGCAACACCGCCCTGCCCACACTCGATCCTGCCCTTATCCCACCGGAAGATTTACGCATCTGCTTTGGCGGAGGCGACTTCGAGAAGATCGGCGCGAGCATCGTCATGCAGCTCAGAAACTGGGCCGGCCTGCTGCCGTCCGATCGCGTGCTCGACGTGGGCTGCGGCGCCGGCCGCATCGCCGCCGCGCTGACCGGCTACCTGAGCGCCGAGGGCTCCTACGAAGGGTTCGACATCTTTCCCTTTGGCGTGGAGTGGTGCCAGGAGAACGTGACGCCGCGGCACCCGAACTTCCACTTCCGCACGGTGGACGTATACAACTCGGTCTACAATCCCTTTGTCCCCACCCGCGCCGCGGACTTCGTCTTCCCGTACGACGATGCCTCGTTCGACGTGGTGGTGCTCAACTCGGTCTTCACCCACATGCTGCCGGCCGACCTGGCCAACTATACGGCGGAGATCAGCCGCGTGCTCGCTCCGGGCGGCCGCGCCTTCATCACCTACTTCCTCATGGACGACGAGTCCCGCGGTCCGGCCCGCCAAGGCCACACCACCCCGGCCTTTTCCCACGCCTACGGCTCCTTCTACGTGGAGGACCCGACAAGCAAGGAAGACGCCGTGGCCTACGAGGAACGCTTCATCCGGAACATCTATGCGGTCAACGGCCTCACGATCACCCGCTTCTCGGCAGGCAACTGGCGCGCCATCGGCAGCCCGCACTTCCAGGACATCGTGGTCGCGCACAAGGGCTGA
- a CDS encoding alpha-hydroxy-acid oxidizing protein gives MDFKAMRATARERLKGYCRVCAVCDGRVCAGEVPGMGGAGTGNSFKANYRALEAVRLAMRTLHGVTEVDTGVSCFGLDLASPVHIAPMTGVSYNIGGGMSEEEFCDIVLAGAAKAGTLAWTGDGADPQMFDSGLQAMVKNGGRGVPIIKPRAQDEIIARIRRAEEAGAVAVGVDVDGAGLVTMAQFGQPVGPKSVEEIRELVASTSLPFILKGIMTANEAEAAAQAGCAAIVVSNHGGRVLDHTPGVAEVLPDIAKAVAGKITIFADGAVRSGADVLKLLALGADSVLVGRPIITGAFGGGQEGVSALLEKMRIELVQAMLLTGVARTVDADGSIIA, from the coding sequence ATGGATTTCAAGGCAATGCGCGCCACCGCCCGTGAACGACTCAAAGGATACTGCCGCGTCTGCGCCGTGTGCGACGGCCGCGTCTGCGCCGGCGAAGTGCCCGGCATGGGCGGCGCCGGCACCGGCAACTCCTTCAAGGCCAACTACCGCGCCCTTGAGGCGGTCCGGCTGGCCATGCGCACCCTGCACGGCGTTACCGAGGTGGACACGGGCGTCTCCTGCTTTGGCCTGGACCTGGCCTCCCCTGTGCACATCGCGCCCATGACCGGCGTCAGCTATAACATAGGCGGCGGCATGAGCGAGGAGGAATTCTGCGATATCGTGCTCGCCGGCGCAGCCAAGGCCGGCACCCTGGCCTGGACCGGCGACGGCGCCGATCCCCAGATGTTCGACAGTGGCCTCCAGGCCATGGTCAAGAACGGCGGCCGCGGCGTGCCCATCATCAAGCCCCGCGCCCAGGACGAGATCATCGCGCGCATCCGCCGGGCGGAAGAGGCTGGCGCAGTGGCCGTGGGCGTGGATGTGGACGGAGCCGGCCTGGTGACCATGGCCCAGTTCGGCCAGCCCGTGGGCCCCAAGAGTGTCGAGGAAATCAGGGAGCTCGTGGCCTCCACCTCCCTGCCGTTCATCCTCAAGGGCATCATGACCGCCAACGAGGCCGAGGCCGCGGCGCAGGCCGGTTGCGCCGCCATTGTGGTCTCCAACCACGGCGGCCGCGTGCTCGACCACACGCCGGGCGTGGCCGAGGTGCTGCCCGACATCGCCAAGGCCGTGGCCGGCAAGATCACCATCTTCGCCGACGGCGCGGTGCGCTCCGGCGCGGACGTGCTCAAGCTCCTGGCCCTGGGCGCGGACTCCGTGCTCGTGGGCCGGCCCATCATCACCGGTGCATTCGGCGGCGGCCAGGAAGGCGTTTCCGCACTGCTGGAGAAGATGCGCATAGAGCTGGTGCAGGCCATGCTCCTGACCGGCGTGGCCAGAACCGTCGATGCGGACGGCTCCATAATCGCCTGA